One genomic segment of Dromaius novaehollandiae isolate bDroNov1 chromosome 12, bDroNov1.hap1, whole genome shotgun sequence includes these proteins:
- the PXK gene encoding PX domain-containing protein kinase-like protein isoform X2 has translation MAFMEKPPAGKVLLDDTVPLTAQIEASQSLHSHTEYIIRVQRGVSPENSWQIVRRYSDFDLLNNSLQISTLSLPLPPKKLIGNMEREFIAERQKGLQTYLDVITTHHILSNCELVKKFLDPNSYSVNYTEIALQHVSMFFRSEPKWEVVEPLKDLGWRIRKKYFLMKIRNQPKERLMLSWADLGPDKYLSDKDLQYAVKLLSSCSHPYIYKVTFVTASESSALVIRPFSEKGTLKDLIYKAKPKDPFLKKYCNPKKIQGLELQQIKTYGRQILEVLKFLHEKGFPYGHLHSGNVMLDGDTCKLLDLENSLLGLPSFYRSYFSQFRKINTLEGIDVHCFGHLLYEMTYGRPPDTVPVDSFPPAPSVFVVSVLESILTCEAMKNGMPTVSRLLQMPLFSDVLLTNSEKPQLKIPTKLKEALKNSKECIEKRLTEEQKLIHQHRRLTRAQSHHGSEEEKKRRKILARKKSKRSAYESGEEHSAKYSNSNNSGSGASSPLTSPSSPTPPSTAGASSIPPAPPPPPLPPAAPPPSTEVPVQPSPLPAVSASRGALLSSIQNFQKGTLKKTETCDYSAPRIS, from the exons GAATACATAATCCGTGTTCAGAGAGGAGTTTCACCGGAAAACAGTTGGCAG ATTGTGAGGCGATACAGCGACTTCGACTTGCTTAATAATAGTTTGCAG aTCTCAACTCTAAGTCTACCTCTTCCTCCAAAAAAATTGATTGGAAATATGGAGCGTGAATTCATAGCTGAAAGACAGAAAGGACTCCAGACCTATCTTGATGTAATTACTACCCATCACATACTGTCTAACTGTGAACTGGTAAAAAAGTTCTTGGATCCAAACAGCTATTCTGTAAACTACACTG aaATTGCCTTACAGCATGTTTCAATGTTCTTCCGATCAGAGCCAAAGTGGGAAGTAGTAGAACCATTAAAAGATTTAG GTTGGCGAATAcgtaagaaatattttttaatgaagattagGAATCAACCAAAGGAACGGCTAATGTTAAGCTGG gCTGATCTTGGCCCTGATAAATACTTGTCTGACAAAGACTTACAGTACGCTGTGAAacttctttcttcctgttct cATCCCTATATTTACAAAGTCACTTTTGTCACTGCCAGTGAATCTTCAGCACTGGTTATTAGGCCATTCAGTGAAAAAGGGACACTAAAGGACCTTATTtataag GCGAAACCAAAAGACCCATTCTTGAAGAAGTATTGCAATCCTAAAAAAATTCAAGGTCTTGAACttcaacaaataaaaacatatggAAGACAAATATTagag gtATTAAAATTCTTGCATGAGAAAGGATTTCCTTATGGCCATCTTCACTCCGGCAATGTGATGTTGGATGGAGACACGTGCAAGTTACTAGATCTAGAAAATTCCTTGTTGGGACTTCCGTCATTTTATCGATCATACTTTTCACAGTTTCGGAAAATTAAT ACTTTAGAAGGTATTGATGTACATTGCTTTGGACACTTACTGTATGAAATGACATATGGAAGACCCCCAGATACAGTTCCAGTAGACAGCTTCCCTCCTGCACCATCAGTGTTTGTTG TGTCTGTGTTGGAATCCATTCTGACCTGTGAAGCTATGAAGAATGGCATGCCAACTGTTTCACGGCTCTTACAGATGCC ATTATTCAGTGATGTCCTGCTAACAAATTCTGAGAAACCACAGCTTAAG ATTCCTACCAAGCTAAAAGAGGCATTGAAAAATTCCAAGGAATGCATAGAAAAAAGAttaacagaagaacagaaattg ATTCACCAGCACAGAAGACTGACAAGAGCTCAATCTCATCATggctctgaagaagaaaaaaagagaaggaaaatcttaGCCCGAAAG AAGTCAAAACGCTCTGCCTATGAAAGCGGGGAAGAACATTCAGCAAAATACAGCAACTCAAATAACTCAG GCTCTGGGGCGAGTTCCCCATTAACATCTCCATCATCCCCCACTCCACCCTCTACAGCAG GAGCATCGTCGATACCCCcagcaccgccaccgccgcccctgccaccagcagctcctcctccgaGTACGGAGGTGCCAGTGCAGCCAAGCCCTCTGCCCGCTGTCAGTGCAAGCCGAGGAGCCTTGCTCAGCTCCATTCAAAACTTTCAGAAAGGAactttgaagaaaacagagaCGTGTGACTACAGCGCTCCCCGGATCAGCTGA
- the PXK gene encoding PX domain-containing protein kinase-like protein isoform X5: MAFMEKPPAGKVLLDDTVPLTAQIEASQSLHSHTEYIIRVQRGVSPENSWQIVRRYSDFDLLNNSLQISTLSLPLPPKKLIGNMEREFIAERQKGLQTYLDVITTHHILSNCELVKKFLDPNSYSVNYTEIALQHVSMFFRSEPKWEVVEPLKDLGWRIRKKYFLMKIRNQPKERLMLSWADLGPDKYLSDKDLQYAVKLLSSCSHPYIYKVTFVTASESSALVIRPFSEKGTLKDLIYKAKPKDPFLKKYCNPKKIQGLELQQIKTYGRQILEVLKFLHEKGFPYGHLHSGNVMLDGDTCKLLDLENSLLGLPSFYRSYFSQFRKINTLEGIDVHCFGHLLYEMTYGRPPDTVPVDSFPPAPSVFVVSVLESILTCEAMKNGMPTVSRLLQMPLFSDVLLTNSEKPQLKIPTKLKEALKNSKECIEKRLTEEQKLIHQHRRLTRAQSHHGSEEEKKRRKILARKKSKRSAYESGEEHSAKYSNSNNSGSGASSPLTSPSSPTPPSTAGIKFTASDILPIPFNTFS; the protein is encoded by the exons GAATACATAATCCGTGTTCAGAGAGGAGTTTCACCGGAAAACAGTTGGCAG ATTGTGAGGCGATACAGCGACTTCGACTTGCTTAATAATAGTTTGCAG aTCTCAACTCTAAGTCTACCTCTTCCTCCAAAAAAATTGATTGGAAATATGGAGCGTGAATTCATAGCTGAAAGACAGAAAGGACTCCAGACCTATCTTGATGTAATTACTACCCATCACATACTGTCTAACTGTGAACTGGTAAAAAAGTTCTTGGATCCAAACAGCTATTCTGTAAACTACACTG aaATTGCCTTACAGCATGTTTCAATGTTCTTCCGATCAGAGCCAAAGTGGGAAGTAGTAGAACCATTAAAAGATTTAG GTTGGCGAATAcgtaagaaatattttttaatgaagattagGAATCAACCAAAGGAACGGCTAATGTTAAGCTGG gCTGATCTTGGCCCTGATAAATACTTGTCTGACAAAGACTTACAGTACGCTGTGAAacttctttcttcctgttct cATCCCTATATTTACAAAGTCACTTTTGTCACTGCCAGTGAATCTTCAGCACTGGTTATTAGGCCATTCAGTGAAAAAGGGACACTAAAGGACCTTATTtataag GCGAAACCAAAAGACCCATTCTTGAAGAAGTATTGCAATCCTAAAAAAATTCAAGGTCTTGAACttcaacaaataaaaacatatggAAGACAAATATTagag gtATTAAAATTCTTGCATGAGAAAGGATTTCCTTATGGCCATCTTCACTCCGGCAATGTGATGTTGGATGGAGACACGTGCAAGTTACTAGATCTAGAAAATTCCTTGTTGGGACTTCCGTCATTTTATCGATCATACTTTTCACAGTTTCGGAAAATTAAT ACTTTAGAAGGTATTGATGTACATTGCTTTGGACACTTACTGTATGAAATGACATATGGAAGACCCCCAGATACAGTTCCAGTAGACAGCTTCCCTCCTGCACCATCAGTGTTTGTTG TGTCTGTGTTGGAATCCATTCTGACCTGTGAAGCTATGAAGAATGGCATGCCAACTGTTTCACGGCTCTTACAGATGCC ATTATTCAGTGATGTCCTGCTAACAAATTCTGAGAAACCACAGCTTAAG ATTCCTACCAAGCTAAAAGAGGCATTGAAAAATTCCAAGGAATGCATAGAAAAAAGAttaacagaagaacagaaattg ATTCACCAGCACAGAAGACTGACAAGAGCTCAATCTCATCATggctctgaagaagaaaaaaagagaaggaaaatcttaGCCCGAAAG AAGTCAAAACGCTCTGCCTATGAAAGCGGGGAAGAACATTCAGCAAAATACAGCAACTCAAATAACTCAG GCTCTGGGGCGAGTTCCCCATTAACATCTCCATCATCCCCCACTCCACCCTCTACAGCAG GCATCAAGTTTACAGCATCTGATATACTTCCTATTCCTTTTAACACATTCTCTTAA
- the PXK gene encoding PX domain-containing protein kinase-like protein isoform X9: MAFMEKPPAGKVLLDDTVPLTAQIEASQSLHSHTEYIIRVQRGVSPENSWQIVRRYSDFDLLNNSLQISTLSLPLPPKKLIGNMEREFIAERQKGLQTYLDVITTHHILSNCELVKKFLDPNSYSVNYTEIALQHVSMFFRSEPKWEVVEPLKDLGWRIRKKYFLMKIRNQPKERLMLSWADLGPDKYLSDKDLQYAVKLLSSCSHPYIYKVTFVTASESSALVIRPFSEKGTLKDLIYKAKPKDPFLKKYCNPKKIQGLELQQIKTYGRQILEVLKFLHEKGFPYGHLHSGNVMLDGDTCKLLDLENSLLGLPSFYRSYFSQFRKINTLEGIDVHCFGHLLYEMTYGRPPDTVPVDSFPPAPSVFVVSVLESILTCEAMKNGMPTVSRLLQMPLFSDVLLTNSEKPQLKIPTKLKEALKNSKECIEKRLTEEQKLIHQHRRLTRAQSHHGSEEEKKRRKILARKKSKRSAYESGEEHSAKYSNSNNSGSGASSPLTSPSSPTPPSTAEHASF, translated from the exons GAATACATAATCCGTGTTCAGAGAGGAGTTTCACCGGAAAACAGTTGGCAG ATTGTGAGGCGATACAGCGACTTCGACTTGCTTAATAATAGTTTGCAG aTCTCAACTCTAAGTCTACCTCTTCCTCCAAAAAAATTGATTGGAAATATGGAGCGTGAATTCATAGCTGAAAGACAGAAAGGACTCCAGACCTATCTTGATGTAATTACTACCCATCACATACTGTCTAACTGTGAACTGGTAAAAAAGTTCTTGGATCCAAACAGCTATTCTGTAAACTACACTG aaATTGCCTTACAGCATGTTTCAATGTTCTTCCGATCAGAGCCAAAGTGGGAAGTAGTAGAACCATTAAAAGATTTAG GTTGGCGAATAcgtaagaaatattttttaatgaagattagGAATCAACCAAAGGAACGGCTAATGTTAAGCTGG gCTGATCTTGGCCCTGATAAATACTTGTCTGACAAAGACTTACAGTACGCTGTGAAacttctttcttcctgttct cATCCCTATATTTACAAAGTCACTTTTGTCACTGCCAGTGAATCTTCAGCACTGGTTATTAGGCCATTCAGTGAAAAAGGGACACTAAAGGACCTTATTtataag GCGAAACCAAAAGACCCATTCTTGAAGAAGTATTGCAATCCTAAAAAAATTCAAGGTCTTGAACttcaacaaataaaaacatatggAAGACAAATATTagag gtATTAAAATTCTTGCATGAGAAAGGATTTCCTTATGGCCATCTTCACTCCGGCAATGTGATGTTGGATGGAGACACGTGCAAGTTACTAGATCTAGAAAATTCCTTGTTGGGACTTCCGTCATTTTATCGATCATACTTTTCACAGTTTCGGAAAATTAAT ACTTTAGAAGGTATTGATGTACATTGCTTTGGACACTTACTGTATGAAATGACATATGGAAGACCCCCAGATACAGTTCCAGTAGACAGCTTCCCTCCTGCACCATCAGTGTTTGTTG TGTCTGTGTTGGAATCCATTCTGACCTGTGAAGCTATGAAGAATGGCATGCCAACTGTTTCACGGCTCTTACAGATGCC ATTATTCAGTGATGTCCTGCTAACAAATTCTGAGAAACCACAGCTTAAG ATTCCTACCAAGCTAAAAGAGGCATTGAAAAATTCCAAGGAATGCATAGAAAAAAGAttaacagaagaacagaaattg ATTCACCAGCACAGAAGACTGACAAGAGCTCAATCTCATCATggctctgaagaagaaaaaaagagaaggaaaatcttaGCCCGAAAG AAGTCAAAACGCTCTGCCTATGAAAGCGGGGAAGAACATTCAGCAAAATACAGCAACTCAAATAACTCAG GCTCTGGGGCGAGTTCCCCATTAACATCTCCATCATCCCCCACTCCACCCTCTACAGCAG AGCATGCATCATTTTGA